One window of Terriglobia bacterium genomic DNA carries:
- a CDS encoding sulfatase-like hydrolase/transferase — MLLVTIDTVRADHIGCYGATSVKTPTIDALAKDGVLFERALSQVPLTWPSHVAILTGTYPFHNGVQDFSGQPLAADFRSIAQAFADHGYATAAVISSFVLNRSWGLARGFAHYDDAFAGNAFLETGVGLVERKAEESVNHSLAWLNHRPAKPFFFWLHLYDPHSGYDPPEPFRSEYHDHLYDGEIAYADAQLGRVIAWLKQNHLYDNTIIVVLSDHGESLGEHGEREHGFFIYNATLHVPLVIKPAGGAERGRRLDDVAEITAVAPTLLKLAGISDRISAQFDTAPLLPKPRLDAAYSETFYPFSSFGWNPLRSVETSDFHYIEAPRPELYNLRSDPRELHNLFADQPATAAALKQRLSERVARAPSQAPGTRAGADDAVTEKLRALGYLAYRSPVPASALDKPLPDPKDKIQVLEAILQASDAFRAGKPKEGEALLRQVLEKDPDLYVVPFMIGEEALDRKEWAEATTQLEKALQLNPEFDQAMTAVARSLHEQGRDEDAEKWVKKAIEKNSRNFRAWYELGWIQARGKPKEALVALHKTIEIQPNFALAYRDIGMIEFQARDYAQAAQHLQQAVDLGLSKPVLLNYLGIAYSQTGQLEKAVASYRAALQQMPDLAEAHLNLGFAYERLQQGARAAQEYATACRLDVKLCNPR, encoded by the coding sequence GTGCTGCTGGTCACGATTGATACCGTCCGCGCCGACCACATCGGATGCTACGGCGCAACCAGCGTCAAGACGCCGACGATCGACGCACTGGCCAAGGACGGAGTGCTTTTCGAGCGCGCCCTCTCGCAGGTGCCGCTGACCTGGCCTTCGCACGTTGCGATCCTCACCGGAACCTATCCTTTTCACAACGGCGTGCAGGACTTCAGCGGACAGCCGCTGGCGGCGGACTTCCGCTCCATCGCGCAGGCGTTCGCCGATCACGGCTACGCGACCGCGGCCGTGATCAGTTCGTTTGTGCTCAATCGAAGCTGGGGACTGGCGCGCGGCTTTGCCCACTACGACGATGCGTTTGCCGGGAACGCGTTTCTGGAGACCGGTGTCGGCCTGGTGGAGCGCAAAGCGGAGGAAAGTGTCAACCACAGCTTGGCCTGGCTCAACCATCGCCCTGCGAAGCCGTTTTTCTTCTGGCTGCACCTCTACGATCCACACAGCGGCTACGATCCGCCGGAACCGTTTCGCTCCGAGTATCACGATCACCTGTACGACGGCGAAATCGCCTATGCCGACGCGCAACTGGGGCGCGTCATCGCGTGGCTGAAGCAGAACCATTTGTACGACAACACCATCATCGTGGTGCTGAGCGACCACGGCGAATCACTGGGAGAGCATGGCGAGAGGGAACATGGGTTCTTTATCTACAACGCCACGTTGCATGTGCCGCTGGTGATCAAGCCGGCGGGAGGAGCGGAGCGCGGCCGGCGGCTGGACGATGTCGCCGAGATTACCGCCGTGGCGCCGACGCTGCTCAAGCTGGCGGGAATCAGTGATCGCATTTCGGCGCAATTCGACACCGCGCCACTGCTGCCAAAACCCAGGCTGGACGCGGCTTATAGCGAGACGTTCTATCCTTTCAGCTCCTTTGGCTGGAACCCGCTGCGCAGCGTCGAGACCAGCGACTTCCACTACATCGAAGCGCCTCGGCCTGAGCTCTACAACTTGCGCAGCGATCCGCGCGAACTGCACAACCTGTTCGCCGACCAACCCGCAACCGCGGCGGCGCTGAAGCAACGGTTGAGCGAGCGCGTGGCGCGAGCTCCGTCGCAGGCTCCCGGAACGCGCGCCGGCGCCGACGATGCGGTCACGGAAAAGCTGCGCGCGTTGGGCTACCTGGCTTATCGTTCGCCAGTGCCGGCGTCCGCGCTGGATAAGCCTTTGCCCGATCCCAAAGACAAAATTCAGGTCCTGGAGGCGATCTTGCAAGCCTCCGACGCGTTTCGCGCCGGCAAGCCCAAAGAGGGCGAAGCCTTGCTGCGGCAGGTGCTAGAGAAGGATCCCGACCTGTACGTTGTTCCGTTCATGATCGGCGAGGAGGCGCTAGACCGGAAGGAATGGGCGGAAGCAACCACGCAGCTTGAAAAAGCGCTGCAGCTCAACCCTGAATTCGACCAGGCGATGACCGCGGTGGCGCGCAGCCTGCACGAGCAGGGGCGAGACGAGGACGCAGAGAAGTGGGTGAAGAAGGCAATTGAGAAGAATTCACGCAACTTCCGTGCTTGGTACGAGCTGGGGTGGATCCAGGCCCGCGGCAAGCCGAAAGAAGCCTTGGTCGCGTTGCATAAAACGATTGAAATCCAGCCCAACTTTGCCTTGGCATATCGCGACATTGGCATGATCGAGTTCCAAGCGCGCGATTACGCCCAAGCGGCGCAACATCTGCAGCAAGCTGTCGACCTTGGGTTGTCTAAGCCCGTCCTGCTGAATTATTTGGGAATTGCTTACAGCCAGACGGGACAGCTCGAAAAAGCGGTGGCCAGTTATCGCGCGGCATTGCAGCAGATGCCCGACTTGGCGGAAGCGCACTTGAACTTGGGCTTTGCCTACGAGCGCCTGCAACAGGGCGCGCGCGCTGCCCAAGAATACGCCACCGCCTGCCGGCTCGATGTGAAATTATGCAACCCGCGCTAG
- a CDS encoding tetratricopeptide repeat protein encodes MRGRIFIRFAALAFLFAIVPLAWSQSMGSIVGVARVVRGSFPEPVLVNLQVRGATIQSTYTDAEGRFGFNAIYANMYHVMINDDQYQSVDIAAELRPDIQPVYVMQVMLMERAGKSPATSGAYIVSAPDLTRMYSKKAVKEFEHGVKSEAQDKPDEAMDHYRKAIKEASNFADAHNNLGALLIGRSQFADAQKELEQAVRLAPADPKVYFNMANLLLLTGRLPDAEHYLQEGFRKQPDSAFGLFVQGSVEERKGKYADAERALKRALELNPKMTRPHLELVNLYLLQQRSDDAISQLREFLRVAPADPLAPKAREVLQRLETPSSRK; translated from the coding sequence ATGCGAGGCCGAATCTTTATCCGATTTGCCGCTCTGGCCTTCCTGTTCGCAATTGTTCCGCTTGCCTGGTCACAATCCATGGGGTCCATTGTTGGGGTCGCGCGTGTGGTTCGCGGCAGTTTCCCTGAGCCGGTGCTCGTCAATCTTCAGGTGCGGGGCGCAACGATTCAGTCCACCTATACCGATGCCGAGGGACGATTCGGGTTCAATGCGATCTATGCCAACATGTATCACGTGATGATCAACGACGATCAGTATCAGTCGGTGGATATAGCTGCCGAACTCAGGCCTGACATCCAACCCGTCTACGTGATGCAGGTGATGCTCATGGAGCGCGCGGGCAAATCGCCTGCGACCAGCGGCGCTTATATCGTAAGCGCTCCCGATTTGACCAGGATGTATTCCAAGAAAGCGGTTAAGGAATTCGAGCATGGCGTTAAGTCGGAAGCTCAGGACAAACCTGACGAAGCCATGGATCACTATCGCAAGGCCATCAAGGAGGCCTCAAATTTCGCGGACGCCCACAACAACTTGGGCGCCCTGCTCATTGGCAGATCCCAGTTCGCCGATGCGCAAAAGGAGTTAGAGCAAGCCGTCCGGCTCGCCCCAGCGGACCCCAAGGTCTACTTCAACATGGCCAATCTGCTGCTTCTCACCGGCAGGTTGCCCGACGCGGAGCACTATCTCCAGGAAGGTTTTCGCAAGCAGCCCGACTCCGCCTTCGGCCTGTTTGTGCAAGGATCGGTGGAGGAGCGCAAGGGCAAGTATGCCGACGCGGAACGCGCACTCAAGCGCGCACTGGAACTCAATCCCAAGATGACCCGCCCCCATCTGGAACTGGTGAATCTGTACCTGCTGCAGCAGCGCTCCGACGATGCCATTTCTCAGTTGCGGGAGTTTCTCCGGGTGGCGCCCGCCGATCCGCTGGCGCCCAAAGCGCGGGAAGTCCTGCAGAGACTGGAAACCCCATCGTCGCGGAAGTAG
- a CDS encoding carboxypeptidase regulatory-like domain-containing protein → MRLPFGLGRVAFACLLVLLLTTMLSLSALAQIQNGTVSGDVTDPSGAAIANAKVTIKNQATDFTATATSNQSGHFTANQVPVGAYRVTVEAQGFKSESHTNVVVNAGSIAHNDFKLQVGAVSEVVEVTGAPPAVNTESSQLGQVVTGTQVANLPLNGRNVYDLIQMAPGAVNVQGVVMENGHGTVVNGLREDFNGFLVNGVSNKGLSGGVVNVPIQDTVQEFQQLTLNNSAQYGSSAGSITNLVTKSGTNSWHGSGWDFLRSDKVDANEYFLKQQGVPKPKLRFNQFGGTLGGPIIKDKLFVFVSYQQDHFNTIAPPITTTIESPQFRAAVANTGALASSVSNLLYKNFVPSIAGSNCTTLTPADVTGHATGVPWVDARLTALAASIPAGGIPYECDSVAVFGTQVQTIGNLFQGKEASGRIDYQPSDRNRFFIQYNWLRESDTYGPCTAACSRGFTNPTRNIFPTGQAVWDHTISSNIVNEARVGYTENNTGIGTALPGVPSIYFDDGTTGFGSYSGYPQVFKEHQYSYGDMLSISHGKHNLKVGVDIKRNIENSEFNIARPSYEFSDPVMFAVDAPYFETAGTDPGFISGTNSAQLFDNYRHWRNLEVGAYFQDDWKVSKTLTLNLGLRWDLFTRHVELNNQQTQFIYGTSTTLTGGDVFKNGTAFAAGLQSANTPCITVAPFNNRGVLAGECGSGGFAAANSLGSGDHNNFGPRVGFAWDVFGNGKTALRGGFGVSYEGTLYNPLSNSRWNPPFYSFGAADDVNLDGGNANVIYGPMVCTGSLNAQAAGQCMPSGATPTYLGGPTGIGQGVGVQATGNISGWYPGNPDFANLTGIVPKDIKDPYVYNYYLSVQHEILPKLSLEVDYVGTQGHKLFRADNTNRIPGARLPVGSCVTDNIGQTLCGYPGHVINQNYGTLRTWLNENYSKYNALQVAVKKQTSHGLLFNLNYTWSHSLDDGSSWHSGATTANAAAAGDSYTTEWMNPSLDYGNSIFDIRHRVVFNYVWDIPLGHHNGFMGAILNGWQYNGIWSFQTGAHWSPFNKASAVLLNAAGATCTAADVNSGNCFNHGGDFTLSSIGSTDRNARPNFVASGFGSATHDMWANGWGGAFVCTSGDCATSTMFSAPCLGCGGDLRRNQFVGPGQWDADMSLFKNFKVTERVGLQLRAEGFNVFNHTNFLLASTAAGANGPHNRIDQKSFGQAGATLNPRNLQFGVKLSF, encoded by the coding sequence ATGAGACTACCGTTTGGCCTAGGAAGGGTCGCATTTGCCTGCCTATTGGTTCTGCTGCTCACCACTATGTTGAGCCTTAGCGCTCTAGCTCAAATCCAGAACGGCACGGTGTCCGGAGACGTCACCGATCCTTCCGGCGCCGCCATCGCCAACGCCAAAGTTACCATCAAGAATCAGGCGACCGATTTCACCGCCACCGCCACTTCCAACCAGTCGGGCCACTTTACGGCCAACCAGGTGCCGGTCGGCGCCTACCGGGTGACGGTTGAAGCCCAGGGCTTCAAGTCGGAATCGCATACCAACGTTGTGGTGAACGCCGGTTCGATTGCGCACAACGACTTCAAGCTCCAGGTCGGCGCGGTCAGCGAAGTGGTGGAGGTTACCGGCGCTCCACCGGCGGTCAACACCGAGAGTTCCCAACTAGGACAGGTTGTGACCGGGACGCAGGTGGCCAACCTGCCACTCAACGGGCGCAACGTCTACGACCTGATCCAGATGGCCCCCGGCGCCGTCAACGTGCAGGGCGTGGTCATGGAAAACGGCCACGGCACAGTGGTCAACGGCCTGCGCGAGGACTTCAATGGGTTTCTGGTAAACGGCGTCTCGAATAAGGGTTTAAGCGGCGGCGTGGTCAACGTTCCGATTCAGGACACGGTGCAGGAATTCCAGCAGCTCACGCTCAACAACTCCGCCCAGTATGGCAGCAGCGCGGGCTCCATCACCAACCTGGTGACCAAGTCCGGTACCAACTCCTGGCACGGCAGCGGCTGGGACTTCCTGCGCAGCGACAAGGTCGACGCCAACGAGTACTTCCTGAAGCAGCAGGGAGTGCCGAAGCCCAAGCTGCGCTTCAACCAGTTTGGCGGCACCTTGGGTGGGCCGATTATCAAGGACAAGCTGTTCGTCTTCGTCTCGTACCAGCAGGACCACTTCAACACCATCGCGCCGCCCATCACCACAACCATCGAATCGCCGCAATTCCGCGCTGCCGTAGCCAATACAGGGGCCTTGGCGAGCAGCGTGTCAAACCTGCTGTATAAGAACTTTGTGCCTTCGATCGCCGGCAGCAATTGCACCACCCTTACGCCAGCGGACGTGACGGGGCACGCAACCGGGGTCCCGTGGGTTGATGCCCGGCTCACGGCGCTGGCGGCATCCATTCCGGCGGGTGGAATCCCGTACGAGTGCGACAGCGTCGCCGTCTTTGGCACACAGGTGCAGACGATTGGCAACCTGTTCCAAGGCAAGGAAGCTTCGGGCAGAATCGACTATCAGCCCAGCGACCGCAACCGCTTCTTCATCCAGTACAACTGGCTGCGCGAAAGCGACACCTACGGCCCTTGCACTGCGGCCTGTTCGCGCGGCTTTACCAATCCGACGCGCAACATCTTTCCCACCGGCCAGGCTGTCTGGGATCACACTATCAGCTCCAACATTGTGAACGAGGCCCGTGTCGGCTATACCGAGAACAACACCGGCATTGGCACGGCACTGCCCGGCGTACCCTCGATTTACTTTGACGACGGTACCACTGGCTTTGGCTCCTACAGCGGCTACCCCCAAGTCTTCAAGGAACATCAATACAGCTACGGCGACATGCTTTCCATCAGCCACGGCAAGCACAACTTGAAGGTGGGAGTCGACATCAAGCGCAACATCGAGAACAGCGAGTTCAACATTGCTCGTCCTTCGTATGAGTTCTCTGACCCGGTGATGTTCGCGGTCGACGCTCCTTACTTCGAGACGGCAGGTACCGATCCGGGCTTCATTTCCGGCACCAATTCCGCCCAGTTGTTCGACAATTACCGCCACTGGCGCAACCTGGAAGTTGGCGCCTACTTCCAGGACGACTGGAAGGTCAGCAAGACCTTGACCCTGAATCTTGGTCTGCGCTGGGACCTGTTCACCCGCCACGTTGAGCTGAACAACCAGCAGACGCAGTTCATCTATGGTACGAGCACAACCCTTACCGGCGGCGACGTCTTTAAGAACGGCACGGCATTTGCCGCAGGACTTCAGTCGGCCAATACGCCGTGCATCACGGTAGCGCCGTTCAACAACCGCGGAGTGCTGGCGGGAGAGTGCGGTTCGGGCGGATTCGCCGCCGCGAATTCTCTCGGTTCCGGCGACCACAACAACTTCGGTCCGCGCGTTGGCTTTGCCTGGGACGTCTTCGGCAACGGCAAGACAGCGTTGCGCGGCGGATTCGGCGTCTCCTACGAGGGGACCCTCTACAACCCGCTGTCCAACTCGCGTTGGAACCCGCCGTTCTACTCCTTCGGTGCGGCCGACGACGTGAACCTCGACGGCGGGAATGCCAACGTCATTTATGGCCCCATGGTCTGCACCGGCTCGCTCAACGCGCAGGCCGCCGGCCAATGCATGCCCAGCGGCGCGACCCCAACCTACCTAGGAGGGCCGACCGGCATCGGACAGGGCGTCGGCGTACAGGCCACCGGCAATATCAGCGGCTGGTATCCGGGGAACCCGGACTTCGCCAACCTGACCGGTATCGTGCCGAAGGACATCAAAGACCCCTACGTGTACAACTACTATCTCAGCGTGCAGCATGAAATCCTGCCCAAGCTTTCGCTCGAGGTGGATTATGTTGGGACCCAGGGTCACAAGCTGTTCCGCGCCGACAACACCAACCGAATCCCGGGTGCTCGCTTGCCGGTCGGAAGCTGCGTGACAGATAATATCGGACAAACCCTTTGTGGCTACCCGGGACACGTAATCAATCAGAACTACGGGACACTGCGCACCTGGTTGAACGAGAACTATTCCAAGTACAACGCCCTCCAGGTCGCGGTGAAAAAGCAAACCAGCCACGGACTGTTGTTCAACCTGAACTACACCTGGAGTCACAGCCTGGATGATGGTTCCAGTTGGCATAGCGGTGCTACCACGGCGAATGCCGCAGCAGCCGGCGACTCTTACACTACCGAGTGGATGAATCCGTCGTTGGACTACGGCAACTCCATCTTCGACATCCGCCACCGCGTGGTGTTCAATTACGTGTGGGATATTCCGCTTGGCCACCACAACGGTTTCATGGGGGCCATCCTCAACGGCTGGCAGTACAACGGCATCTGGTCGTTCCAGACCGGCGCGCACTGGTCGCCGTTCAACAAAGCCAGCGCCGTTCTGCTCAATGCTGCCGGAGCGACGTGCACCGCGGCTGATGTCAACAGCGGCAACTGTTTCAACCATGGCGGCGACTTTACGCTCAGTTCCATCGGCTCAACCGATCGGAACGCCCGTCCTAACTTCGTCGCCAGTGGTTTCGGCAGCGCCACTCACGACATGTGGGCCAACGGCTGGGGCGGCGCGTTCGTGTGCACGAGCGGCGATTGCGCAACCTCGACGATGTTCTCCGCTCCCTGCCTAGGCTGCGGCGGAGACCTCCGCCGGAACCAGTTCGTTGGGCCGGGACAGTGGGATGCTGACATGTCTCTCTTCAAGAACTTCAAGGTGACGGAGAGGGTCGGTCTGCAACTGCGCGCCGAGGGCTTCAACGTGTTTAACCACACCAACTTCCTGCTGGCCAGCACGGCTGCTGGGGCCAACGGTCCACACAACCGTATCGACCAGAAGAGCTTCGGCCAGGCAGGGGCGACCTTGAATCCTCGCAACCTGCAGTTTGGGGTGAAGCTGAGTTTCTAG